The Geothrix oryzae DNA window ACCCACCTCAGCGCCTTCATCATCGAGAAGACCGATCCCGGCGTGAGCACCGGCGCCGAGGAGAAGAAGCTGGGCATCAAGGGCAGCTCCACCCGCACCGTCATCCTGGAGAACTGCCGCATCCCCGAGGACCGCCTGCTGGGCGGCAAGGGCAAGGGCGCCCGCATCGCCTTCGGCATCCTGAACATCGGCCGCTTCAAGCTGGGCGCCAGTTCCGCGGGGGCCGGCAAGCGGGTGCTGGAATACACCCTGAAATACGCCGGGGAGCGCACCCAGTTCGGCAAGCCGCTCACGGCCTTCGGCCTCATCCAGCAGAAGCTGGCGAACATGGCCGTGCGGATCTTCGTGGGCGAGAGCATGAACTTCCGCACCATCGGCTACCTGGACGAGGCCCTGGCCCGCACCAGCTGGGAGAGCGAGACCGCAGGCGCCGACAAGATGAGGGCCATCGAGGAGTACGCCGTGGAAGCCTCCATGGCCAAGGTGTGGGGCAGCGAGGCCCTCTTCGCCACCGCGGACGACGCCGTGCAGACCTTCGGCGGCGCGGGCTTCAGCGCCGAGTACCCCGCCGAGAAGATCTACCGGGACTGCCGCATCAACCGCATCTTCGAGGGCACCAACGAGATCAACCGCCTGCTTATCGCCGGCACCTTCCTCAAGCGCTGCGGCGGACCCGAGGGGCTGCCGCTGGTCGAGACCGCCGCGGCCCCCCTGGATCTCCCCGAGGATCCCCTGCTCCGCACCATCGCCCTGGCCAAGGCCCGGGCCCTGAAGGTCATCGCCCTGGCCCAATCCGACTGGGGCCCGAAAATTCTGGACAATCAGGAGGCCTCCGCGCGCATCAGCAACCTGCTGCTGGAGATCTACGCCATGGAATCGGCGGTCATCCGGGCCCGGCGCATGATCGAGGCCGGGCACCGGTGGGCCGCCCTCGCCCGGGACCTGGCTGAGGTCTACGCCCAGGAGGCCTGGAACCGCGTGCAGGGCGAGGCCCGGATGCTGGCCGCCGAACTGGCCTCCGACGCCGTCCTCGATGCCCTGGTCGCGGACCTGCTGGCCATGCACGCTCCCAGTCCCGCCCCCCTCTCCGTCCTGCGGAAC harbors:
- a CDS encoding acyl-CoA dehydrogenase family protein yields the protein MAETSLLPVRGGSFMFHPAGSLRQFTPEDSSEEALAIAEAARDFMNGEVMPRDEAIDRLDLELNRELLGKAGELGILGIEIPEAYGGLDLDKKTALLVLEEMAKQASFSTSYGAHTSIGTLPIVYFGNHAQKSKYLPKLASGEWVAAYALTEAGSGSDALGAKATAVLEDGHWVLNGTKAWITNAGFADVFVVFAKINGTHLSAFIIEKTDPGVSTGAEEKKLGIKGSSTRTVILENCRIPEDRLLGGKGKGARIAFGILNIGRFKLGASSAGAGKRVLEYTLKYAGERTQFGKPLTAFGLIQQKLANMAVRIFVGESMNFRTIGYLDEALARTSWESETAGADKMRAIEEYAVEASMAKVWGSEALFATADDAVQTFGGAGFSAEYPAEKIYRDCRINRIFEGTNEINRLLIAGTFLKRCGGPEGLPLVETAAAPLDLPEDPLLRTIALAKARALKVIALAQSDWGPKILDNQEASARISNLLLEIYAMESAVIRARRMIEAGHRWAALARDLAEVYAQEAWNRVQGEARMLAAELASDAVLDALVADLLAMHAPSPAPLSVLRNRITQALIEQGRYPLS